atattaaaaaaaaaaaaattataaaaatatatattaatatatttttatatatatttttttttttttttttttttttttttttttttttttttattctcttttatatactactcaaaataatatataataaattaactatataaatatatatgttacatattattattttaatatacatatatatatatattttaatatggCAAAAATGTAACttaaaaatgttaataaatttattacattatattttattatatttacttattttaatttttttaattatatttaaaaaatatatattaaaccAATTTTGATCGTGCATCAAATTTTTGTTAACTAAATAATTTCtcttcaaaaaaaaaagaaaaaaaaaaagaaaaaaaaaaggaaaaatcTAAAACTAGTTAAGCGAAACGAGAAACAGAACAAGCATTAATAAgtataaaaagaaaaaaaaaaaaaaaaacctAAAGTGAAtcaatttttaaaatatataaaatatgacataataaatatatttaataaagtttataaatatttgtaaaaaaacTCTAATCCtgattttaatattatttctatataatcattgaaaaatataaaatatatataaatatatacatatatatatatattatatcacatatatttgtaaCCACCCCCACTTTTTGGGTAAACAATAATTAGAATaaattttatgtatattattattctataatattgattatagaaaattatttttttgttgcCTTCAAAAATAGGAATTAattgaattatataaaattgtaaaatatttgtatatacCTACATGACAAccattaaaatataataattttaaaatgataaaaaaaattaatatttcacaaattagtatataataatataatataaatattatatattatatattatatattataattttgtatgtattattatacgttcattgttatatttattgaaaTTATTTGGGAGAAGTAAGGcacaaagaaaaaataaataataataataaaataaaataaaataaaaataaaataaaataaaataaaataatagattataaataataaatgataaaaataaatatatataattattaccaaaatgtaaaataaaaatataaattagcctacatatatatatatatatatatatatatttatccaaataacatattaaaagtaaaaaattataatcGATGATATACTGTCAATTTTAATGTgattcaaaaaaaaaaaataaaataaataaaataaataaataaataaataacaaaatatttatttttatatatagaaaggaaaaaatatatatatataattatgtttattttattgaaTATGTTAACATTTCATAAGAATTAATTgtagatatatttataaagaGATAGACTTTTAATCAAATAcatcatattatatatatatatatatatatatatatttatatttatatttatatttatatatatatatttatatatttctgTAAAAAGGAGTAAGTActtatttcatatttcattttacATTTAACAAAATGAGAAAATTAAATACAACATACGTTATGctattaaatttaataagGAATTATACGACATAAAATGCATGCTTTGAAAATGTCGTAATGACActcataataatataacatatttatatattattattaacataGGTTTATATAGTTTgttttccttttttcttttttccttttttgaaaaagatatatatatatatatatatatataaaattcaATTTTTAGCACATTTTTCTGAGttgatataaaataaaaatggaaCAAATTAGCTTagtaaaagaaaatgttgaagaaaaaaaaaaaaaagttcaCTGCTCTATACCCAAGTTTATACttgaaaataaattattagaaaaggcaataaaaaaatgtctTCCTGAAAATTACAATTTTGAAgtttataaatgtatagatattatattaagagaaaaatataaacgTATTGCCTTACAATTACCAGAAGGATTATTAGTATGGggattatatttatctgaaatattttattttttttgtgaaTCAGTAGAAGAAGTTATTATATTAGGAGATGTAACATATGGTGGTTGTTGTATAGATGATTTTACTAGTGGCAAATTAAATTGTGATTTGATTATTCATTATGGTCACTCATGTTTAATACCTTTGACCGTAACAAAAATTAGgtgtatatatgtttttgTTGATATTAAGTTAAATTCAACACATTTGGTAgatacaataaaaaaaaattttgataaaaatgatattatcTTACTACTCGGAACTATTCAATTTTCTTGTATTGTACATAatgttcataatatattgaaaaagcaaaattattttcatacCTTTTTACCCATACCTCAAGTATTACCATTAACAAAAGGAGAGGTACTTGGTTGTACCTCACCAAATTTGtatgaatttttatatgaacatattataaaatatgaaagggacaaaaaatatagggaattagaaaaagaaaaagaagaagcTGGAGAAGGAAAAAACAAAGAAACACAAGAAAAAAGAGACAACATcaatgatataatattggtaaataaaatgaacGAATCTTTAAACGAATATGATATTAGAAAAGAATGtcacatatttttaaaaaaaaaaaacgtgaaaattatttttatagcAGATGGTAGATTTCATCTAGAAAGTGTCATGATACATAATCCtgattttttattttatcgTTATAATCCATTcgataaaataataacagaagaaaaatatgattataaacttttttat
This is a stretch of genomic DNA from Plasmodium reichenowi strain SY57 chromosome 14, whole genome shotgun sequence. It encodes these proteins:
- a CDS encoding diphthamide synthesis protein, putative, coding for MEQISLVKENVEEKKKKVHCSIPKFILENKLLEKAIKKCLPENYNFEVYKCIDIILREKYKRIALQLPEGLLVWGLYLSEIFYFFCESVEEVIILGDVTYGGCCIDDFTSGKLNCDLIIHYGHSCLIPLTVTKIRCIYVFVDIKLNSTHLVDTIKKNFDKNDIILLLGTIQFSCIVHNVHNILKKQNYFHTFLPIPQVLPLTKGEVLGCTSPNLYEFLYEHIIKYERDKKYRELEKEKEEAGEGKNKETQEKRDNINDIILVNKMNESLNEYDIRKECHIFLKKKNVKIIFIADGRFHLESVMIHNPDFLFYRYNPFDKIITEEKYDYKLFYDIRKNEIKKCVNCKSIGIILSTLGRQGNVNILTNIINIMKKKNISFFILLLSEIFNEKLQLFQNVDLFIQIGCPRLSIDWGNYNLKPLLNTYEAYVLLNSVPYKDIYPMDYYSHKGNIWTNYAAGVGFYNEKNLTTKEIIRRRIQMRKSKIAIHYHQ